From Aegilops tauschii subsp. strangulata cultivar AL8/78 chromosome 5, Aet v6.0, whole genome shotgun sequence:
CTCATCTAATTCCTTTAGGTATCTCTCCATGCTGATGACACTATTATAATTGTGGAACTGACACTATTATAATTCTGGAACTGGACGATCTTTGCCTGGCCAATTTGAAATTCATTGTCCTTTGCTTTGAGACTCTTTCCAGGCTAAAGATTAACTTCCTTAAAGGTGAAGTCATCGTAACGGGTGCCTCCGAGGCCGAGGGGGTGCGGGTGGCGCATCTTCTCAACTGTTCTTTGGGTTCTTTCCCCTTCAAATATCTTGGCATGCCCATCTCCCTATTTAAGCTTCTTGCAAACGATTTCAACCCCCTTGTTACCAAGGTTGGTAATCAGGTTATGCCTTGGAGAGGCAGATATAACACCTCGGCGAGCAAGGTGTGTCCTATCAATGCATGCTTCTCTTCTCTGCCTATGTTTCTGATGGGTTTCTACCGATGGAACTCACACTAGTAATGCTTTTTATTGGAACTCGGTGGAGGCGCTTATTTCGAAGCACGGCCACCTCCTTCTATCAGCATGATCATGCTCCTTCCTCTTAGTTATGCTCTTTCTGCTGCATGCTTCACTCCTTCACTTGTTGCCTTGGCTTCGCTTTAGGTAGTTGGCTTGTGTGCTGTGATCTCTTGTAATGCGTGCTAGTACTTGTGTTGGATTGTGCCCCTGTGTGGGCTTTTGAACTGCTCTCCGTTGATCTGTGATGTACTCTGTCGGTTGGCTTTGTTTATAATGTCGGGCTATCGCCTTTCGTCTGAAATAAAAGGAAGCTACTTACCAAGCTGCTTATGTAGGGCTTCACCTCCTCTAGACTGGTCGGTTTTCCTGGCAGAAGGTGATCCAAAGAAGCCTCTGATCTCAGCGTCTATAAGGCGGAGTTGTAACCCAGAGCTCTATAACACATTGATTTGCTGGGGCGAAAACAAAACAGAATTACCACAAACACATGAACAATTTTGTCTGTAAATTCTTGTCATAGCTGTAGACCAAAAATGTAGTCATGGTAACGTTTCAGGTTTTTGTCTAGCAAGTCTACCGCCATCGCTAACCTCTTTCCGCCGCCCCTCTCTCTTTACACGGTCCATAAAACGAATGAGAAATATGCAggtatgtatgaatatatatcctagctaggccGACTGGTGGACGACGAGCATGAGCAGACCACGGGGACGGAGGGGCTAGCAGCAAAAGGGACCTGGATGCCAGGCTAGCTAGGTGCTGCAATGGCATGGGATGGAGGCTGTTTTCTTCGTGCAGCAGAGGGACTTGGACGCCAAGCACCGCCGGTAGCCCAGCTCCATCACGAACTCATTCGCTGGAGCACCCACCGGCCTCTGGACCCTGCGCTTCGGCTTGCGTCTCAGCCACTGCTTGAGTAGGCCGTGCAGCGTCGTCGAAGGGCAGACCGGCTTGCCATGGCATAAGATCTCCACCTGCATTTCGCACAAGTATACATACAGGTGGTCAGGCCAAATAGCACATTCAACATTGTCCATGTGCAAACATACTTTCTCGGCTTACATGTGCAATAACAAGAAAAATGATATTAATTGGTGCAAATGAATCATACTATATATGCCACCATCCAAATCTACAAATGCAGCAAGGTGGTGGTTCCTTTCACGGGAAATCGGTGGGGGTGGTGGCCCGTTCATTATTTCTGAATAATAAAATCTACAATGCAGCAAACTGGAGATTTATTGATGATCTAATTCTAATGCTTGGAAGCTAGCACCTTGACAGGAGGCCCCAGACAACAATCAAAATCAAAGCACAAAGACATCTAAAATGCTCACCTTAACGTCACTTGCTAGCTCAAGTTTTTTCATAATGAGCTTCAGGATAGAGGAGACCTGCATAGTTCCATCTCTGAAACAAGAAGAAAAATCCATATTAAACAGAATGTATTAAATTCTTGGAATTGAGTTGCGTGTTAGCTGAATTCCTGGAAGGGATGAACGAAAAAAAGCATGCAGGATTTTCGAATGAAACATCCTCTCCAATGCTGATAAAAATTGTTAATCTAGACACTTCACCTTCATATTTTGAAATGAAGGAAATAACTCTTGCTGATACCATAGCACAGTTGCTACTAGTAGAAAACATAACATGAAAAGGGGCATCAGCGCACAGCGCCATCTAAAATTCTCAAGCTGGGAAAAAACCTTGAGCAATCTATGCTACAAATAAGAGGATactaagtgaagtatgagaggcCTCTATCATTGTTGACAAAGAAACTTGAAGATTAATGGGGAACTCACTTAATTCTGTAGAAATTATTTTTTATCTGAGGCAGCCGTTTAGCTTCTGCCCTGCAAAACAGTTTTCATTTTGATGTGAGGACGCAAAAAACACGGTCCATCAGAATTAATACGAATATTGAATATGTTGCAATCTTACTGGTTCAGTGAAGTCACTAGTGAAAACCAGACTGGGGTAGTTATTCCATCATCCGAGTCTGCTTCTGGGCTTTCCCTCAGACTATCCTCTGTGGTTGTTTTGTTTTTCCGACTTTCCCCCAGATAACTTAATGTTTGTGACTTATTCGCGCTTGCCACGACTAAGCTCCGTAAGGGCTTATGAAGCTCTTCATTGTCAATCGTCTCGTGATTCTTTCCATCTTCAGAAATATCTGCACTATTCTGTTTTGGATGGAAGTGTACTCAGAATAAGCAAATGTTACAAGACAATTGGCATCAAACTTGCATATGAAATTATGTGCTGGTAATACTTTAGTAGTACCTTCTTTTTGTTTGCAGATGTTGGCACCTTGGTTGATTTTGGTGCTGAGGCCATCTCAGTCTTCTGATTATAGTCTTCCGATTTATTTGGCAATTTACCGACAGAAAACAAATGGGACATGAATTTCCTTCTTGCAGCTCTCTGTCCTGTCAGAGTAGGTTGTGTTGCCATCTTCTGGGTTTCAACCAAGGAAGAAATGGACCTCTCTTTTATCTTTGCTGGCAGTGTAGTACTTGGAGCCTCAGAAGCATCAACTTCTGCTTTAGGTGGAAACGCATGGTCCCTGATAGCCTGAATTTTTGGATCATCCCTTCAAACAAGGAAACAATCAATCATGTTAGGTAGCAGCATATAGTAGAGTACCTGAGTCGAGATCACAGGAAAAATAAGAATAAGTGGCTGGAATTCTAAGTTTTTGTTTCACAAAACAAGAATGTATGTATACATAGATAGTTTCTTCTATAGATACATTCTAAGCTTCTGCttcacaaaaaaaaaaaaaaacaagttTGGTCTGGCTATTAGTGAGAGTTTGCACTTGTAATTACACTTGTATTGCATAACTCCGCTGGTGTACTTATACATAGACTTAAAGAAATTGAGAACTGACAAGTTGAGAAAACAATGCTGTAGATAACTATATAGACAACCTTGTTATTTTAACAATTACTTACCTGAGTTTCTCTTCAGGAGCAATCCCAAGAGCAGCGTTGCATACGGGGCAGGATTCGATCCCCTCCTCACCTATTTTCTTCAGGATACAATCCCGGCAAACTGCTTACAAAAAGGCGGTCACAAGAGGAACTCCACAGGCAGGCATGCAAGTTTCATGCAGAGATTTGAAAGAATCGAATTTTACATGCTTGGCAAATGAAAACAATATTAGGAGTAAATTAGCTAGCTAGTAGCAACAATGCAACAAGACTAGATACTTGGCTTGCAACCAACCAGTCCAACAAGGAGTACCAACAACCGACACAGATTCCCGGCCGAGTCTTGGTGATCTTTGGAGCTTGGTTCCTTCTCTTGTAGAGTGTAGTGTTGTTGTGGTGCTGGTGTGATGTTTTTGTGTGCTGTTGTGGGTTTGTGTGCTCTCAGTCTGGGCTTTGTAATGTGTCTTCTTCTTCATACATGAAATGAAATGCAATGCCGTTGATTTTCGCCAAAAAAATGACCACGGCCGGCCAGCGCAGTGCAGAATGCCTGTTCAAACGGACACAACATTTCATGCCACCATCTACATGCTCCCCCACCATCGTCTACAACCTCCCCAACCATTACCTAACACACACGAAGCTACTAGATAGAGTGCATCGACACCATACAGTTCCATTCACCCTGTGACAGGTGCCAAGGATTTACAACTTTTGCTCCTAGCACCAAAAGGAAACTGGGACCGAATGTCCTTCCAAGAGGATGGCCCCGGCGGCCACCACGGGGAAGTCCAAAGTGCCGTGTCGTCGGGACATGGAAGACACCTGGAAACGCCAAAGGTTGGCTGCATTGTGGACTCTAAACTTCCAAAGAAGAGAGGTGGCGACATTAGACCGAGAGCACGAGAGCACGGCGTCGGCTCCGGATGGATTTCTGCGTGAGAGCACGGGCGAAGAAACTACCGCAGACCGAGAGCACGGCTAACAGGCCAGGTTAGACTGATGTTTGCTCGCGTATTTGTTTCCCCTCTCCTGTAACTCTAAACCCCATCTCCGCTGCCATGACTCCGCAGACGGCGACGTGCGTGTCCAATTCCGAGCGCCGTGTTGTATGTGGCCAACTGCGCGCGAGCTGGCAGTGGAGCTGGTCTACGTACGTACGATGACATCGGCGACAGCGGTGCGTCGTGCATCATCGTGTGCTTGCGCGAGCCCATCGCCAAGGACATTCGCTTGGTGGAGGCGGAGGAGGATGGCCGCGTCCCGTCTGTCTACTTGGTTTAGACGTTGTCCTATTGGAGAAAGATCGGCTGATTTCAACGATCGCGATTTCGCCTCGGACGCCTGCCCCTGCCTGTTAGCGTCGCGTCGCGCTCGGTGGCTGCGGCACGGGGTTTCTCCGGAGTAGCGCGCTCTGGCGCGCGCTACCGGAGAGGAAACGTCTCGGCCGCAAGGTGGCCGCAACGGCCTAACCGCGGCGCACGCAATCAAAAGACTCGACCGGGACGGCCAGATCGCAGCCCAGGCAATCAATCAAAAGGCTCGGCAATGACAGCGTCGCCTCCGGCTCTCTTCTGGATCAGATCACGAGGTCGCATCAAACGCCAACCAGGCAAGGACCGACCGAGAGACAGACAGACGGGACAGGGAGAGAAAGCAGACGCAGCGCGACGCGACGGCGACGGCAGACGGGACGGCAGCGCGACGGGAGGTCGCGAAgaagacggggcggcggcgcaggaAGGCCGCGGGGCGACAGAGCGTGCAGTGCAGACACGAAAGGGGGGAGGACGAAACGAAACCGTAGAGGCGGCGGGAGTGGGATAGAAGAGAGAACTCACATGTGTGGCCGCACTCGGCGAAGGCGCTGGCCTCCCGGAAGTATCCCTTGCAGAGCGGGCACGTCACGAACGCGGCGAGCGCCGCCCGCGGCACGCGAGATACGCCCGGCGCGCCCCCCATCTCTCCGCCGCCCGCAACCATGTCTGCCACCTTCTCCTCTCCTCTAGGTCAATCCTCGATCGACGACCTCCTCGTCAGAACTCTGCGACCGGGAGGCGGAGAATCAGCAATAAACGGCGCGGGGCGGTGGAATCGAGGGCGTTGGTCGGTCGGGAGAAGGGAGAAGCGGCGGCTGAGCTCCGGCGAGTCGCGAAGTTTAGTGTTTTCCTATTCTGCTGTATTTTTTTGGGTGGATATATAGAAATATATAGAAGGCTAGCTGTGGGAGGGACGCGATAGAAATAGAAGGCTGTGGGGTGGGAGGGACCCAGCAGAATTTCTAGGTCTAGGGTACTTTTCCTACAACGGTCTTGGTGCGATTTGTATTTTTGGAACAGTCTTCCTGTTTTGTCAAAAAATAAATTTTTTCCTGCTCAAAACCAGGCCATTAATTCCAGCTTTCATTGCTTCCATATCGTAGGTAAAGATTCATCTTTTGTGCGGATAAATATCAAATTCTTATTACAAAGCAAGATACGGTAAAAAGAGAATCGGGTTCAGATGGGTCCGAGACCGTTGTGTAGGTGAAGTGCGCCGGAAACCGAGAAGTGAGTTTGGAAGAAAACCCTTGTGTACGTGAAGTACATGGGAAATGGGGGAGCAAGCCGGATGATACCGTTATGAATGAGAATTACGCGAGAAAGAGAGAAGTGAGTTCTGCAAGACCCTTGCACGTGTGAAATGCACCGGAAAAGAGAGGGACCTACTCGGATGAAACCGTTTTGTATGTGAATACTTTGGTTTATTTTTTGACAGGCACGAGAAGTGCAAAACCAAGGAGACGGTAAAAAGAGAAGCGAGTTCAGATGGGACCGAGACCGTTGTGTTGGTGAAGTGCGCCCGAAAGTGGGAAGTGAGTTTGGAAGAAAACCTTTGTGTACGTGAAGTACGTGTGAAACAGGGGAGCAAGCCGGATGATATGCATGAGAATTACGCGGGAAAGAGAGAAGTGAGTTCCACGAGGCCGTTGCACGTGTGAAATACGCGGGAAAAGGGAGGAACCGACTTGGGTGAAACTGTTTTGTATGTGAATACTTTGGTTTATTTTCTAACAGGCGAGAGAAGCGCAAAACCCTGGAGACACCATGCTATTTATTGCACTTTAATCAGTTACCAAAAGTAGTTCCAAAATTTTAAAAAATTACATTATGTGACAGCTCATGACAACCCATTTCACTAATAATTACTTTATGATAATGATGATGAATATTTAATTGTGCGGGCAAATAATGATTTTTGAATACCATATTATGCACGAGTAAGTAGCGAATTAGGCAAAAAAAAAAGAAGTAAGTTCGGGCAAGACGATTGTGCATATGAAGCGTGTGCACGTGAAGTATGCCGGGAAAATGAGGGGATAGGCCAGGCAAGACCATTGTGTAGCTATGAGACACTACCAGTCAATTGTAATTAATGAATGGCAAATATAGATCCAAACATGCTTAAATCAGTACATCAGTGTGACTTTATACTAGTATATCTCTTCCCGACAAAGGCAGTACTCCCGGGGCGCCGCCCATCTCGCCGCCGATCTAAGAAA
This genomic window contains:
- the LOC109765407 gene encoding E3 ubiquitin protein ligase DRIP2-like, with amino-acid sequence MGGAPGVSRVPRAALAAFVTCPLCKGYFREASAFAECGHTFCRDCILKKIGEEGIESCPVCNAALGIAPEEKLRDDPKIQAIRDHAFPPKAEVDASEAPSTTLPAKIKERSISSLVETQKMATQPTLTGQRAARRKFMSHLFSVGKLPNKSEDYNQKTEMASAPKSTKVPTSANKKKNSADISEDGKNHETIDNEELHKPLRSLVVASANKSQTLSYLGESRKNKTTTEDSLRESPEADSDDGITTPVWFSLVTSLNQAEAKRLPQIKNNFYRIK